Proteins encoded together in one Dermacentor variabilis isolate Ectoservices chromosome 2, ASM5094787v1, whole genome shotgun sequence window:
- the LOC142572020 gene encoding beta-glucuronidase, which translates to MRLDAIRRALALVATLAASSAASALYPRESETREVKLLDGVWNFRASSGSDPEEGFVKKWFQQPLSSSGPVIPMPVPSSFNDVTQSKALRDFVGWVWYDVEFFAPARWEPRRGPGGLRVFLRFGSVHYEARVYLNGAPLVTHVGGHLPFSAEVTGVLHYGRKNLLTVAVNNTLTAATIPQGTLFRPNNTNRYPKGYYRLDVPFDFFNYAGIHRSVALYTTPSDFIDDVLFVTKKATDELAVVDFSVDVKTENGTSICRVALLNDRGDVAASSAGCAGQLSLSDAKLWWPVGMHSEPGYLYTARVEATVGDATDVYYQKVGIRTVRVTNESLLINERPFYLMGFGKHEDSNIRGKGLDMALVVKDFNLIHWLGANSFRTSHYPYAEEIMDQADAQGIAVIDEAPAVVLSSFDDAMLEQHKERMRELVQRDKNRPSVILWSVANEPRSNVHPAGRYFARLTDYVRKLDATRPITAALNKNYDEDLAGDHLDVIMHNNYPAWYSDTGSTEVIVPQIVDEYRHMWERYRKPIMISEYGAGSVVGLHADPSFVFTEDFQTEALGCFHRAFDQLRESGFFFGEHVWNFADFMTTQKDNRVYGNRKGILTRERQPKAAAKVIRCRYYKLAKRALPDSDAYCIPDGRP; encoded by the exons ATGCGCCTGGACGCCATTCGACGTGCGCTGGCGTTGGTCGCGACGCTAGCCGCAAGCAGCGCTGCTTCGGCGCTGTACCCGCGCGAGTCGGAGACACGGGAGGTGAAGCTCCTCGACGGGGTGTGGAACTTCCGCGCTTCCAGCGGTTCTGATCCCGAGGAGGGCTTCGTGAAGAAATGGTTCCAACAACCACTCTCATCG TCGGGGCCGGTGATCCCGATGCCCGTCCCGTCCAGCTTCAACGACGTGACGCAGAGCAAGGCGCTGCGCGACTTCGTCGGCTGGGTGTGGTACGACGTGGAGTTCTTCGCTCCCGCTCGCTGGGAGCCGCGGCGGGGTCCCGGAGGACTTCGCGTGTTTCTGCGTTTCGGCAGCGTCCACTACGAGGCCCGAGTCTACCTGAACGGGGCGCCTCTGGTGACGCACGTGGGCGGTCATCTGCCCTTCTCAGCAGAG GTgacgggagtcctccactacggacgTAAAAACCTGCTGACCGTGGCGGTGAACAACACGCTCACCGCGGCAACCATTCCCCAGGGTACACTGTTTCGACCGAATAACACCAACAG GTATCCCAAAGGCTACTATCGCTTGGATGTGCCTTTCGACTTCTTCAACTACGCGGGCATCCACAGGAGCGTCGCTTTGTACACCACTCCGAGTGACTTCATAGACGACGTCCTCTTCGTGACCAAGAAGGCCACGGATGAACTCG CTGTGGTGGACTTCAGCGTTGACGTGAAGACCGAGAACGGAACGTCCATCTGCCGCGTGGCCCTGCTGAACGATCGGGGCGATGTTGCCGCTTCGTCCGCAGGCTGCGCAGGTCAGCTGTCCCTGAGCGACGCCAAGCTGTGGTGGCCCGTGGGCATGCACAGCGAACCGGGATACCTCTACACGGCCAGA GTGGAAGCCACGGTGGGCGACGCGACCGACGTCTACTACCAGAAAGTGGGCATCCGCACCGTGCGGGTCACCAATGAAAGCTTGCTCATCAACGAGCGGCCCTTCTACCTGATGGGTTTCGGCAAGCACGAGGACTCGAAC ATCCGTGGCAAGGGTCTCGACATGGCGCTGGTGGTGAAAGATTTCAACTTGATCCACTGGCTGGGCGCCAACTCGTTCCGCACGTCTCACTACCCGTACGCCGAGGAGATTATGGACCAGGCGGACGCCCAGGGCATCGCCGTCATCGACGAGGCGCCTGCTGTGGTACTTTC CTCGTTCGATGACGCCATGCTGGAGCAGCACAAAGAGCGCATGCGGGAGCTggtgcagcgcgacaagaaccGACCTTCGGTCATCCTCTGGTCGGTGGCCAACGAGCCGCGCTCCAACGTGCACCCGGCAGGTCGCTACTTCGCCCGTCTCACAGACTACGTCCGCAAGCTGGATGCCACGCGACCCATTACTGCGGCCCTCAACAAGAACTACGACGAGGACCTAGCG GGCGACCACTTGGACGTCATCATGCACAacaattacccggcctggtacaGTGACACCGGCTCGACCGAGGTCATCGTGCCGCAGATTGTGGACGAGTACAGACACATGTGGGAGCGATACCGCAAGCCCATCATGATAAGCGAGTACGGAGCAGGCTCTGTCGTCGGCCTCCACGCCGACCCGTCGTTCGTCTTCACCGAGGACTTTCAGACGGAGGCCCTCGGCTGCTTTCACCGGGCATTCGACCAGCTGCGCGAGAGCGGCTTCTTTTTCGGCGAGCACGTGTGGAACTTCGCCGACTTCATGACCACGCAGAAGGACAACCGAGTTTACGGGAACCGCAAGGGCATCCTGACGAGGGAACGCCAGCCTAAAGCTGCGGCAAAAGTGATCCGCTGCCGCTATTACAAGCTGGCCAAAAGGGCGCTGCCAGATTCGGATGCCTACTGTATTCCGGACGGACGACCGTAA